In one window of Paenibacillus antri DNA:
- a CDS encoding MFS transporter: protein MDRNGKVSLSVAWITLYLMGTDLFVVSPLLPFISEAYGVRSATVGWMATVFAITYAVSAPFFGWLSDKKGRRTWITFGLLLFAFSNALTAYAPSFSWLIFSRILAGLSVASVTPLIYAIIGSIAPPNRRGRWLSIVVSGHLTALWAGAPFGTFLEHYLGWRSVFIVMAVSGAVLAIVNFKTWSAASKYDAGVSLLQGNILKILRSVSVTAVWAISMYALYVYLGAALYSENHFSTSEIALSITFYGIGAVFGSLTSGQLTDKFGERKISEASLLFLAMILVGTGIFFSTDDWVYLFLFLWALVGYAGFTSYQARLAVEYPEERGIVMAWNNTALYVGITLGSMIGGYIITKWDYSVLPYICSVAAMLSFALSKRSESETSVDGIKQARKR, encoded by the coding sequence TTGGATCGGAATGGAAAGGTAAGTTTGAGCGTAGCGTGGATAACCCTGTATCTTATGGGTACTGACTTATTTGTGGTTTCTCCGCTGCTCCCCTTTATTTCGGAGGCATACGGGGTTCGCTCGGCGACAGTTGGATGGATGGCAACCGTTTTTGCGATTACTTACGCGGTTTCGGCGCCTTTCTTCGGTTGGCTCTCGGACAAAAAGGGCCGGAGAACATGGATTACATTTGGGTTGTTGCTGTTCGCCTTTTCGAATGCACTGACGGCTTATGCACCATCGTTTTCATGGCTTATTTTTAGCCGTATCTTAGCTGGCTTGTCGGTCGCGTCCGTCACGCCTTTGATCTATGCAATCATTGGATCTATCGCACCGCCCAACCGAAGGGGAAGGTGGCTTTCCATTGTTGTTTCGGGGCACTTAACGGCTCTTTGGGCAGGAGCGCCGTTCGGCACATTCTTGGAGCACTATCTCGGATGGCGTTCCGTATTTATTGTTATGGCTGTTTCGGGTGCCGTCCTGGCAATCGTGAACTTCAAAACATGGAGTGCGGCTTCGAAGTATGATGCAGGGGTAAGTCTTTTACAAGGAAATATCTTGAAAATATTAAGATCGGTAAGTGTTACCGCCGTCTGGGCCATTTCCATGTATGCCCTTTACGTTTATTTAGGAGCGGCCCTTTACTCTGAAAATCATTTTTCAACATCTGAAATTGCACTTTCAATAACTTTTTACGGTATTGGCGCAGTATTCGGAAGTCTTACGAGCGGACAATTGACAGATAAGTTCGGAGAAAGGAAAATTTCGGAAGCTTCGTTATTATTCTTGGCCATGATCCTCGTTGGTACAGGAATCTTTTTCTCGACTGACGATTGGGTTTATTTATTCCTGTTCCTGTGGGCATTGGTTGGGTATGCAGGATTCACATCGTACCAAGCGCGATTAGCGGTTGAATACCCGGAAGAACGAGGAATCGTTATGGCATGGAATAATACAGCCCTCTATGTCGGTATCACCCTCGGGTCAATGATCGGCGGCTATATCATCACCAAGTGGGATTATTCCGTCCTCCCTTATATTTGCAGCGTCGCAGCGATGCTTAGCTTTGCACTCAGCAAAAGGTCTGAGTCCGAAACTTCCGTCGACGGAATCAAACAAGCCCGTAAGCGATGA